The Coffea arabica cultivar ET-39 chromosome 3c, Coffea Arabica ET-39 HiFi, whole genome shotgun sequence genome contains a region encoding:
- the LOC113705447 gene encoding uncharacterized protein: MIFTKRSRKGSTNSASSSSIATNKTKNPHLYPVEDQKSVVQRRHASLIRLKIRPVGPIIKSRTTIPSAPWKMSDEEDEEESDFHGQLASEEWPSNHGDEGDDSCRWLSSVFGRATSFFDGSSVTPLEEASSILTSSSEEEIFDEEITTWLMNSLEADKLSAQSYQDSNVCNHFVYFSNDDFEVPEIWDFDEGLLESFLDLEDGENLEWISDDALNFLQIDFPSPSYRSSWSSDTSQSSDFVSYGKNFAPAESTNTEIDEPIFWPFAHKFASNLNFSRDFLIMSPPKIMSKFLLQNSETDIRGRRKLSLNSTLQSTKILEKKHGKGDNHVKLINNAPNLTTKSIRSFSKDDIMEFKHEEYLTVEEIVDLDEHFKSMEEDFEVVQELSIEKLLGLDEFDGHEGIEFGFDKDSPFFDESFKEILL, translated from the exons ATGATCTTCACAAAGAGAAGCAGAAAAGGCTCTACAAATTCTGCTTCCTCTTCCTCTATAGCTACTAATAAGACGAAAAATCCCCATCTTTACCCTGTAGAGGATCAGAAATCTGTGGTGCAACGCAGACATGCATCATTGATCAGGTTGAAAATTCGACCTGTGGGCCCTATTATTAAGTCCAGAACAACGATTCCATCTGCTCCTTGGAAAATGTCCgacgaagaagatgaagaagagaGTGATTTTCACGGTCAGCTTGCAAGTGAAGAGTGGCCTAGTAATCATGGTGATGAGGGGGATGATTCTTGCAGGTGGTTATCATCAG TTTTTGGTAGAGCAACTTCTTTCTTTGATGGATCTAGCGTAACTCCATTGGAAGAAGCATCATCTATTCTAACATCATCATCTGAAGAGGAAATTTTTGACGAAGAAATCACTACTTGGTTGATGAACTCATTAGAGGCAGACAAATTATCTGCCCAATCATACCAAGATAGCAATGTTTGCAATCATTTCGTATATTTTAGCAATGATGACTTCGAAGTGCCTGAAATTTGGGATTTTGATGAAGGGCTATTGGAATCCTTTCTTGATCTTGAGGATGGTGAAAATTTAGAGTGGATATCTGACGATGCGTTGAACTTTCTCCAGATTGATTTTCCTAGTCCATCTTACAGGAGCAGCTGGAGTTCTGATACTTCCCAATCATCAGATTTTGTTTCATATGGCAAAAATTTTGCACCAGCTGAATCCACAAATACTGAAATTGATGAGCCAATTTTCTGGCCATTTGCTCATAAATTTGCTTCCAATTTGAACTTTTCACGGGATTTCCTTATCATGTCACCACCAAAAATCATGtccaagtttttacttcagaatTCTGAAACGGACATCAGGGGAAGGCGCAAGCTTTCTTTGAACTCAACACTGCAATCAACAAAGATTCTGGAAAAGAAACATGGAAAAGGAGATAATCATGTCAAGTTGATCAACAATGCCCCCAATCTTACCACAAAATCAATTAGATCTTTCTCGAAAGATGATATTATGGAATTTAAACATGAGGAATATTTGACAGTAGAAGAAATAGTTGATCTTGATGAGCATTTTAAGTCAATGGAGGAAGACTTCGAAGTAGTTCAAGAACTTTCAATCGAAAAACTGTTAGGTCTCGATGAGTTTGATGGCCATGAAGGGATTGAGTTTGGGTTCGACAAAGATTCTCCTTTCTTTGATGAATCATTCAAAGAAATATTGTTGTAG